Proteins encoded together in one Catellatospora citrea window:
- a CDS encoding polysaccharide deacetylase family protein: MFSSANSRRVLRLTVALSALALALGTAGTAQARPGVSTAIIDTARGDGNVVSFTFDDGPNPADTPRLLDVLRRHHVKAVFCLQGDQVEQHPELVRRIAAAGHTLCNHSMHHDDMSTWTPEQIAADLRQTSAAIRRALPHARIPYFRAPYGAWGQSPAVAASLGMQPLGWRLAIADWETPGTDELVRRLEEGITPGAVVLMHDGGGDRSQTVDAVDRVIPVLKSRHWRFTLPETGC; encoded by the coding sequence ATGTTCTCGTCAGCGAACAGCCGCCGCGTGCTGCGGCTGACCGTCGCCCTCAGCGCCCTCGCGCTGGCCCTCGGCACCGCCGGCACCGCCCAGGCCCGACCCGGAGTGAGCACCGCCATCATCGACACCGCACGCGGCGACGGCAACGTCGTCAGCTTCACCTTCGACGACGGCCCCAACCCCGCCGACACCCCGCGGCTGCTCGACGTGCTGCGCCGCCACCACGTCAAAGCCGTGTTCTGCCTGCAGGGCGACCAAGTCGAGCAGCACCCCGAGCTGGTGCGCAGGATCGCCGCCGCCGGGCACACGCTGTGCAACCACAGCATGCACCACGACGACATGAGCACCTGGACGCCCGAGCAGATCGCGGCCGACCTGCGGCAGACCAGCGCCGCCATCCGCCGCGCCCTCCCCCACGCCCGCATCCCGTACTTCCGCGCGCCGTACGGCGCCTGGGGTCAGAGCCCGGCCGTGGCCGCCTCGCTGGGCATGCAGCCGCTGGGCTGGCGGCTGGCCATCGCCGACTGGGAGACCCCCGGCACCGACGAGCTGGTCCGCCGGCTGGAAGAGGGCATCACGCCCGGGGCGGTCGTGCTCATGCACGACGGCGGCGGCGACCGCAGCCAGACCGTCGACGCCGTCGACCGCGTCATCCCGGTCCTGAAGTCCCGGCACTGGCGCTTCACCCTGCCCGAGACCGGCTGCTGA
- a CDS encoding endo-1,4-beta-xylanase, translated as MRFRRWIATGAVAIATVGALNTLPASAGSPYNPADQSLRNLGLRHDLYIGTAVDMAALNDAADPRYRELVASQFSTVTAENVMKWESLEPTRGTYNWGPADELIAFAKQNNQRVRGHVLVWQNQLPGWLTTGVNDGSISTAQLRDILRNHITNVVKHFKGKIWQWDVVNEAVSDPWDSPPTLHYKGFWAQHLGPDYIADAFRWARAADPKALLFYNDYNIEAFGSGDPANDKTQFVYDMAKNLLAQRVPIDGVGSQGHLGTQYGNYDTLQVAAALKKFAGLGLATAFTEVDVRSQMTEAVQNGDSNEINPRLQASAANYSVLLQACLADRHCLSFTVWGFTDKYSWVPNWFGNEGLANIYDENYQPKRAYNLMKADLIYTGPPYVLPRIAQKPRK; from the coding sequence ATGAGATTCAGACGCTGGATCGCCACCGGCGCCGTCGCCATCGCGACCGTCGGCGCGCTCAACACCCTGCCGGCCTCGGCCGGCAGCCCGTACAACCCCGCCGACCAGAGCCTGCGCAACCTCGGGCTGCGCCACGACCTGTACATCGGCACCGCGGTCGACATGGCGGCCCTGAACGACGCCGCCGACCCCCGCTACCGCGAGCTCGTCGCCTCGCAGTTCTCGACGGTGACCGCGGAGAACGTGATGAAGTGGGAGAGCCTGGAGCCCACTCGGGGCACCTACAACTGGGGTCCCGCCGACGAGCTGATCGCCTTCGCCAAGCAGAACAACCAGCGGGTGCGCGGGCACGTGCTGGTGTGGCAGAACCAGCTGCCCGGCTGGCTCACCACCGGCGTGAACGACGGTTCCATCAGCACCGCGCAGCTGCGTGACATCCTGCGCAACCACATCACCAACGTGGTGAAGCACTTCAAGGGCAAGATCTGGCAGTGGGACGTGGTCAACGAGGCCGTCAGCGACCCGTGGGACAGCCCGCCGACCCTGCACTACAAGGGTTTCTGGGCGCAGCACCTGGGCCCGGACTACATCGCCGACGCGTTCCGCTGGGCGCGCGCCGCCGACCCGAAGGCGCTGCTGTTCTACAACGACTACAACATCGAGGCCTTCGGCTCCGGTGACCCGGCCAACGACAAGACCCAGTTCGTCTACGACATGGCCAAGAACCTGCTGGCGCAGCGGGTGCCGATCGACGGCGTGGGCAGCCAGGGCCACCTGGGCACGCAGTACGGCAACTACGACACCCTGCAGGTCGCCGCGGCGTTGAAGAAGTTCGCCGGCCTCGGGCTGGCGACCGCGTTCACCGAGGTCGACGTGCGCAGCCAGATGACCGAAGCGGTGCAGAACGGCGACTCCAACGAGATCAACCCGCGGCTGCAGGCGTCGGCGGCGAACTACAGCGTGCTGCTGCAGGCCTGCCTGGCCGACCGGCACTGCCTGTCGTTCACCGTCTGGGGCTTCACCGACAAGTACTCGTGGGTGCCGAACTGGTTCGGCAACGAGGGCCTGGCCAACATCTACGACGAGAACTACCAGCCCAAGCGGGCGTACAACCTGATGAAGGCGGACCTGATCTACACCGGCCCGCCGTATGTGCTGCCGCGCATCGCGCAGAAGCCGCGCAAGTAG
- a CDS encoding glycoside hydrolase family 43 protein: MSTEIADVATAARSIRNPVLPGFHPDPSILRVEDDYYLATSTFEWYPGVRVHHSRDLVHWRPIGGIVTERRLLDLRGCGDSNGIWAPDLTWHDGQYHLVYSDVASFASGYWDPQNYLITAPDITGPWSDPVVLHSHGFDASLFHDEDGTSWLLAMSADWRPGRDRFGGIEIQRYDRAKRQLVGNAQIIFTGTEVGLTEGPHLYRHDGWYWLVTAEGGTSWEHQVTVARSRNLHGPYEVDPIGPLLTSVGRPDLTLQKAGHGSLVQTQHGDWYLAHLVGRPYTPLGNCVLGRETAIQKVDWTPGGWPSIPGGIPADEITAPGLPMHAWPAEPATDHFDAPQLSTSWSTLRRPAGPDWIDLRSRPSHLRIRGGQSPVGKQTPSLVARRVGATHCSLETAVEFDPADHRHLAGITAYYNTLNWYYLYVTRADDGRAVLELLSSDSGRRTVYPDLTVDVSAASRVGLRAEFDGPAVRFSYDLGDGWRQLPVELDATILSDEHAALIIDGEPAAWGFTGAFLGLWVQDLGNDGVHADYDHATYLEH; encoded by the coding sequence ATGTCGACCGAGATCGCAGACGTGGCCACCGCCGCCCGGTCGATCCGCAACCCCGTCCTGCCCGGGTTCCACCCGGACCCCTCGATCCTGCGCGTCGAAGACGACTACTACCTGGCCACCTCGACCTTCGAGTGGTACCCCGGCGTACGCGTGCACCACTCCCGCGACCTCGTCCACTGGCGCCCCATCGGCGGCATCGTCACCGAACGCCGCCTGCTCGACCTGCGCGGCTGCGGCGACTCCAACGGCATCTGGGCACCCGACCTCACCTGGCACGACGGCCAGTACCACCTCGTCTACAGCGACGTCGCCAGCTTCGCCAGCGGCTACTGGGACCCCCAGAACTACCTCATCACCGCACCCGACATCACCGGCCCCTGGTCCGACCCGGTGGTGCTGCACTCGCACGGTTTCGACGCGTCGCTGTTCCACGACGAGGACGGGACCAGCTGGCTGCTGGCGATGAGCGCGGACTGGCGGCCGGGCCGCGACCGCTTCGGCGGCATCGAGATCCAGCGTTATGACCGGGCCAAGCGGCAGCTCGTCGGCAACGCGCAGATCATCTTCACCGGCACCGAGGTCGGCCTGACCGAGGGCCCGCACCTGTACCGCCACGACGGCTGGTACTGGCTGGTCACCGCCGAGGGCGGGACGAGCTGGGAGCACCAGGTGACCGTCGCTCGGTCACGCAACCTGCACGGGCCGTACGAGGTCGACCCGATCGGGCCGCTGCTGACCTCGGTCGGGCGTCCCGACCTGACATTGCAGAAGGCCGGGCACGGCAGCCTCGTGCAGACCCAGCACGGCGACTGGTACCTCGCCCACCTCGTCGGACGCCCCTACACCCCCCTGGGCAACTGCGTCCTCGGCCGAGAGACCGCCATCCAGAAGGTCGACTGGACCCCCGGCGGCTGGCCCAGCATCCCCGGCGGCATCCCCGCCGACGAGATCACCGCACCCGGCCTGCCCATGCACGCCTGGCCTGCCGAACCCGCCACCGACCACTTCGACGCCCCTCAGCTGTCCACCTCGTGGTCGACCCTGCGCCGCCCGGCCGGACCCGACTGGATCGACCTGCGCTCCCGGCCCTCGCACCTGCGCATCCGCGGGGGGCAGTCGCCGGTCGGCAAACAGACCCCCAGCCTGGTCGCCCGCCGCGTCGGCGCGACCCACTGCTCGCTGGAGACCGCCGTCGAGTTCGACCCCGCCGACCACCGGCACCTCGCCGGCATCACCGCCTACTACAACACCCTGAACTGGTACTACCTCTATGTCACGCGCGCCGACGACGGGCGGGCGGTACTGGAGCTGCTCAGCTCCGACAGCGGCCGGCGCACGGTGTACCCGGACCTCACCGTGGACGTCAGCGCGGCGAGCCGGGTCGGCCTGCGCGCGGAGTTCGACGGGCCCGCGGTGCGGTTCTCCTACGACCTCGGCGACGGCTGGCGGCAGCTGCCCGTCGAGCTGGACGCGACGATCCTGTCCGACGAGCACGCCGCTCTGATCATCGACGGCGAACCGGCCGCGTGGGGCTTCACCGGCGCGTTCCTCGGCCTGTGGGTGCAGGACCTCGGCAACGACGGCGTGCACGCCGACTACGACCACGCCACCTACCTCGAACACTGA
- a CDS encoding extracellular solute-binding protein produces the protein MTAHLSRRTLLGIAGAGAGAYLLSACGSDEPSTPDGPQTINWWHIQNTEPMLPVWAAIAKEYETAHTNVKVVIQPLENEAFKAKLTTATQAGSPPDLFQSWGGGVLQQQVDAGLVKDITEQVQPWIGTLLPASVQPFTIDGKIYGVPFDVGMVGFWYNKDLFAKAGITATPTSWAELLTTVSTIKSKGIVPIALAGKEKWPGHFYWAYLAMRIGGLGALQQAAKDNNFDTPDFIAAGTRLKELVDLQPFQKGFLGAEYGSPDGQAATMGNGGAALELMGQWAPSVQASSSTSKKGLGDKLGYFAFPAVEGGKGTVAEAFGGGNGFVLGKNAPASTVDFLKTLVDVANQRKSAATGAVLPTVKDAADAIKDPNSKVVAASLASATGFQLFLDQAYPPAVGQQVNDSVAELIAGSKTPEQIVKDITKVAKSQ, from the coding sequence ATGACAGCGCACCTCTCCCGCAGAACGCTGCTCGGCATCGCGGGCGCCGGCGCCGGCGCTTACCTGCTGAGCGCTTGTGGCAGCGACGAACCGAGCACGCCTGACGGCCCGCAGACGATCAACTGGTGGCACATCCAGAACACCGAGCCGATGCTGCCGGTCTGGGCGGCGATCGCCAAGGAGTACGAGACCGCGCACACGAACGTCAAGGTCGTGATCCAGCCGCTGGAGAACGAGGCGTTCAAGGCCAAGCTGACCACCGCGACCCAGGCCGGCTCCCCGCCCGATCTGTTCCAGTCGTGGGGCGGCGGCGTGCTTCAGCAGCAGGTCGACGCGGGCCTGGTCAAGGACATCACCGAGCAGGTGCAGCCCTGGATCGGCACGCTGCTGCCCGCCTCCGTCCAGCCGTTCACGATCGACGGGAAGATCTACGGGGTCCCGTTCGACGTGGGCATGGTCGGTTTCTGGTACAACAAGGATCTTTTCGCCAAGGCGGGCATCACCGCGACGCCGACCAGCTGGGCTGAGCTGCTGACCACGGTGTCGACCATCAAGAGCAAGGGCATCGTGCCGATCGCCCTCGCGGGCAAGGAGAAGTGGCCCGGCCACTTCTACTGGGCTTACCTGGCCATGCGCATCGGTGGTCTGGGAGCGCTTCAGCAGGCCGCCAAGGACAACAACTTCGACACTCCGGATTTCATCGCGGCTGGTACGCGGCTCAAGGAGCTGGTGGATCTGCAGCCGTTCCAGAAGGGCTTCCTCGGCGCGGAGTACGGCTCGCCGGATGGTCAGGCCGCGACGATGGGCAACGGCGGGGCGGCGCTGGAGCTGATGGGCCAGTGGGCTCCGTCGGTGCAGGCGTCGTCGTCGACGAGCAAGAAGGGTCTGGGCGACAAGCTGGGCTACTTCGCGTTCCCGGCGGTCGAGGGCGGCAAGGGGACCGTGGCCGAGGCGTTCGGCGGCGGCAACGGGTTCGTGCTGGGCAAGAACGCCCCGGCGTCGACGGTCGACTTCCTCAAGACGCTGGTTGACGTCGCGAATCAGCGCAAGTCTGCGGCGACGGGTGCGGTGCTGCCGACGGTCAAGGACGCCGCGGACGCGATCAAGGACCCGAACAGCAAGGTCGTCGCGGCGAGCCTGGCCAGCGCGACCGGGTTCCAGCTGTTCCTGGACCAGGCGTACCCGCCGGCGGTCGGTCAGCAGGTCAACGACAGCGTCGCCGAGCTGATCGCGGGCTCCAAGACGCCGGAGCAGATCGTCAAGGACATCACCAAGGTCGCGAAGAGCCAGTAG
- a CDS encoding carbohydrate ABC transporter permease: protein MTPSTITGQRTDDAATELLAADPAATQQRGRRARPRPLRRLGTIALFLAPALVLFLLLVITPIVVAGYASMYKWNGFGLPENFVGIDNFTRAFEDPTFLGDLWRAFVLIGLSLLIQLPVSLGLAMLLNQKLKGRGIYRVIFFAPYVLSEVTTAVLFTLVFSPNRGLGDTLSKWLGAEAGAIFADPDTVLFALFLVISWKYFGFHMILYLAGRQNIPQELTEAATTDGASAWQVFRHVTLPLLGPTIRISVFLSVIGSIQLFDMVWVLTGGGPIHASETMAVTMFDRGFRRFEVGYASAISIIMFMLSFVFALFYQRFVLRRDTEGAITNRGVQR, encoded by the coding sequence ATGACGCCATCGACGATCACCGGCCAGCGCACCGACGACGCGGCGACCGAGCTCTTGGCGGCGGATCCGGCGGCCACGCAGCAGCGTGGCCGCCGGGCCCGGCCCCGGCCGCTCCGCCGCCTCGGCACCATCGCCCTGTTCCTGGCCCCGGCGCTGGTGCTGTTCCTGCTGCTGGTCATCACCCCGATCGTGGTCGCGGGCTACGCCAGCATGTACAAGTGGAACGGCTTCGGCCTGCCCGAGAACTTCGTCGGGATCGACAACTTCACCCGCGCCTTCGAGGACCCGACGTTCCTGGGCGACCTGTGGCGGGCGTTCGTGCTCATCGGGCTGTCGCTGCTGATCCAGCTGCCCGTCTCGCTCGGCCTGGCGATGCTGCTCAACCAGAAGCTCAAGGGACGCGGCATCTACCGCGTCATCTTCTTCGCCCCGTACGTGCTGTCCGAGGTCACCACCGCCGTGCTGTTCACCCTCGTGTTCTCACCGAACCGGGGCTTGGGCGACACGCTGTCGAAGTGGCTCGGCGCCGAGGCGGGCGCGATCTTCGCCGATCCGGACACGGTGCTGTTCGCGCTGTTCCTGGTGATCTCGTGGAAGTACTTCGGCTTCCACATGATCCTGTACTTGGCGGGCCGGCAGAACATCCCGCAGGAGCTGACCGAGGCCGCCACGACCGACGGCGCCAGCGCGTGGCAGGTGTTCCGCCACGTGACGCTGCCGCTGCTCGGGCCGACGATCCGGATCAGTGTGTTCCTGTCGGTGATCGGCAGCATCCAGCTGTTCGACATGGTCTGGGTGCTCACCGGCGGCGGCCCGATCCACGCCTCGGAGACCATGGCCGTCACCATGTTCGACCGCGGCTTCCGCCGCTTCGAGGTCGGCTACGCCAGCGCCATCAGCATCATCATGTTCATGCTGAGCTTCGTCTTCGCCCTGTTCTACCAGCGGTTCGTCCTACGCCGCGACACCGAGGGCGCGATCACCAACAGGGGAGTCCAGCGATGA
- a CDS encoding carbohydrate ABC transporter permease: MTTSDNPAVRARRAVLHVVSIAIGSLIVVPVGFGVLGGFKDNGQLSTNPLGWPDPWHPENYTGILADGVFWRQLANSTIIALATVAVVVAASAMAAFVFARFAFRGRELLFTLFAIGLMFPFAVAILPLFILLRSMELLDNPLGVILPQAAFGLPTTIIILRQFFRTIPAEVEEAATLDGCTPFGFFWRVLLPMARPALATVSVLAIVASWNNFFLPLVVFTDQTWWTLPVGVQAFQGQYADDTARVLAYVVLSMIPALGFYAIAERQLIGGLAGSVKG; encoded by the coding sequence ATGACCACCTCGGATAACCCGGCAGTCCGCGCCCGGCGCGCCGTGCTGCACGTCGTCTCCATCGCGATCGGCTCGCTGATCGTGGTGCCGGTCGGGTTCGGCGTGCTCGGCGGCTTCAAGGACAACGGACAACTGTCCACCAACCCCCTGGGCTGGCCCGACCCCTGGCACCCCGAGAACTACACCGGCATCCTCGCCGACGGCGTCTTCTGGCGACAACTCGCCAACAGCACCATCATCGCCCTGGCCACCGTCGCCGTCGTCGTCGCCGCCAGCGCCATGGCCGCCTTCGTCTTCGCCCGCTTCGCCTTCCGCGGCCGCGAACTCCTGTTCACCCTGTTCGCCATCGGCCTCATGTTCCCCTTCGCCGTGGCCATCCTGCCCCTGTTCATCCTCCTACGCAGCATGGAACTACTCGACAACCCCCTCGGCGTCATCCTGCCCCAAGCCGCCTTCGGACTACCCACCACGATCATCATCCTGCGCCAGTTCTTCCGCACCATCCCCGCCGAAGTAGAAGAAGCCGCCACCCTCGACGGCTGCACCCCCTTCGGCTTCTTCTGGCGCGTCCTACTCCCCATGGCCCGACCCGCCCTGGCCACCGTCTCCGTCCTGGCCATCGTCGCCAGCTGGAACAACTTCTTCCTACCCCTGGTCGTCTTCACCGACCAGACCTGGTGGACCCTGCCCGTAGGCGTCCAAGCCTTCCAAGGCCAATACGCCGACGACACCGCCCGCGTCCTGGCCTACGTCGTCCTGTCCATGATCCCCGCCCTCGGCTTCTACGCCATCGCCGAACGACAACTCATCGGCGGCCTCGCCGGCAGCGTCAAGGGCTGA
- a CDS encoding LacI family DNA-binding transcriptional regulator, which yields MDDNRKVTIAVIARLAGVSVPTVSRVINGRSDVSPQTRERVEELLTRHGYRRRPPSMRASSGLVDLVFNDLDSPWAVEIIRGVEDVAHAAGIGTVVSAIHRRTSAAKQWLDNMRTRSTEGVIFVTSTLEPPLQAELRRLNIPVVIVDAAGVPPQEAPTIGATNWAGALRATEYLIGLGHRRIGFIAGPPQLMCSRARIDGYRAALEAAGIAIDDKLVYPGNFYHEAGFAGGSQLLRLPDPPTAIFASSDQMALGVYEAIRRRGLRVADDVSVVGFDDLPEVRWSSPPLTTVRQPLAEMGLLAARTVLRLAQGEKIESPRVELATELVVRDSAAPPRG from the coding sequence GTGGACGACAACCGGAAAGTGACCATCGCGGTCATCGCGCGCCTGGCCGGGGTGTCCGTGCCGACGGTCTCGCGCGTCATCAACGGCCGCTCCGACGTCTCCCCGCAGACCCGCGAACGCGTCGAGGAACTGCTCACCCGCCACGGCTACCGCCGCCGCCCGCCGAGCATGCGGGCCAGCTCCGGGCTGGTCGACCTCGTCTTCAACGACCTCGACAGCCCCTGGGCCGTCGAGATCATCCGCGGGGTCGAGGACGTCGCGCACGCCGCCGGCATCGGCACCGTGGTGTCGGCGATCCACCGGCGCACCTCGGCGGCCAAGCAATGGCTGGACAACATGCGCACCCGCTCGACCGAGGGCGTCATCTTCGTGACGTCCACCCTGGAGCCACCGCTGCAGGCCGAACTGCGCCGCCTCAACATCCCGGTCGTCATCGTCGACGCCGCGGGCGTGCCGCCACAGGAGGCGCCCACCATCGGCGCGACCAACTGGGCCGGCGCGTTGCGCGCCACCGAATACCTCATCGGCCTCGGCCACCGGCGCATCGGCTTCATCGCCGGCCCGCCGCAGCTGATGTGCAGCCGCGCCCGCATCGACGGCTACCGTGCCGCGCTGGAGGCGGCCGGCATCGCGATCGACGACAAGCTCGTCTACCCGGGAAACTTCTACCACGAGGCGGGCTTCGCCGGTGGCAGCCAGCTGCTGCGACTGCCCGATCCGCCCACCGCCATCTTCGCCTCCAGCGACCAGATGGCGCTGGGCGTGTACGAGGCCATCCGCCGGCGCGGGCTGCGGGTCGCCGACGACGTCAGCGTCGTCGGCTTCGACGACCTGCCCGAGGTCCGCTGGTCCTCCCCGCCGCTGACCACCGTCCGCCAGCCGCTGGCCGAGATGGGACTGCTGGCCGCCCGCACCGTGCTGCGCCTGGCCCAGGGCGAGAAGATCGAGAGCCCGCGCGTGGAACTGGCCACCGAGCTGGTCGTACGCGACAGCGCCGCGCCCCCGCGCGGCTGA
- a CDS encoding LacI family DNA-binding transcriptional regulator: MAENDTRKVTIAAIADLAGVSVPTVSRVLNGRSDVASQTRERVEELLTRHGYRRRPSAARTSSGLLDLVFPDLDSPWAVEIIRGVEDVAHAAGIGTVVSAIHRRNASAKQWLDSLRTRATEGVIFVTSMVEPPLQAELRRLNIPVVLVDADGIPQQDAPTIGATNWAGGLAATEYLIRLGHRRIGFITGLPQLMCSRARMDGYRAAMESAGLPIDDDLICQGDFYHESGFSGGTRLLRLPDPPTAIFASCDQMALGVYEAVRQQGLRVGDDVSVVGFDDLPEVRWSSPPMTTVRQPLAEMGMVAARTVLRLARGEHVESPRVELATELVVRDSAAPPRVR; this comes from the coding sequence GTGGCTGAGAACGATACGCGCAAGGTCACCATCGCCGCGATCGCCGATCTGGCCGGGGTTTCGGTGCCCACGGTCTCGCGCGTGCTCAACGGCCGCTCCGATGTGGCCTCGCAGACCCGCGAGCGCGTCGAGGAACTGCTCACCCGGCACGGCTACCGGCGCCGCCCGTCGGCCGCGCGCACCAGCTCCGGGCTGCTGGACCTGGTCTTCCCCGATCTCGACAGCCCTTGGGCCGTGGAGATCATCCGCGGGGTCGAGGACGTCGCGCACGCCGCGGGCATCGGCACGGTGGTGTCGGCCATCCACCGCCGTAACGCCTCGGCCAAGCAGTGGCTGGACAGCCTGCGCACCCGGGCCACCGAGGGCGTCATCTTCGTGACCTCGATGGTGGAGCCGCCGCTGCAGGCCGAGCTGCGCCGGCTCAACATCCCCGTCGTGCTCGTCGACGCCGACGGCATCCCGCAGCAGGACGCGCCGACCATCGGCGCGACCAACTGGGCCGGCGGCCTGGCCGCCACCGAGTACCTGATCCGGCTGGGCCACCGGCGCATCGGGTTCATCACCGGCCTGCCCCAGCTGATGTGCAGCCGGGCCCGCATGGACGGCTACCGCGCCGCGATGGAGTCGGCCGGGCTGCCGATCGATGACGACCTCATCTGCCAGGGCGACTTCTACCACGAGTCCGGCTTCTCCGGCGGCACCCGGCTGCTGCGGCTGCCCGACCCGCCGACGGCGATCTTCGCCTCCTGCGACCAGATGGCGCTGGGCGTCTACGAGGCCGTCCGCCAGCAGGGTCTGCGGGTCGGCGACGACGTCAGCGTGGTCGGCTTCGACGACCTGCCCGAGGTCCGGTGGTCGTCCCCGCCGATGACCACCGTCCGCCAGCCGCTCGCCGAGATGGGCATGGTCGCCGCCCGCACCGTGCTGCGGCTGGCCCGCGGCGAGCACGTCGAGAGCCCGCGGGTGGAGCTGGCCACCGAACTCGTCGTCCGGGACAGCGCCGCGCCGCCCCGCGTTCGATAG
- a CDS encoding dihydrofolate reductase family protein, whose protein sequence is MSKVTCDMAMSVDGFTAGPNQRADAPFGDGVGESLHRWMFDEPENNAAELAALIEAGAFIMGRNMFSPGRGAWDLDWTGWWGEEPPYHAPVFVLTHHERQSLEMKGGTVFHFVTGGVTEALDRARAAAGEQNVAIAGGAATVNQFLAAGLIDELRLHVAPVLLGRGERLFEGVDRTDLVQVGVRHTDLVTHVRYEVVRPVAAAA, encoded by the coding sequence ATGAGCAAGGTCACCTGCGACATGGCGATGTCGGTGGACGGCTTCACCGCGGGCCCGAACCAGCGTGCGGACGCGCCGTTCGGCGACGGAGTCGGGGAGAGTCTGCACCGCTGGATGTTCGACGAGCCCGAGAACAACGCCGCCGAGCTGGCGGCCCTGATCGAGGCGGGCGCGTTCATCATGGGCCGCAACATGTTCAGCCCCGGCCGCGGCGCCTGGGACCTGGACTGGACGGGCTGGTGGGGCGAGGAACCGCCGTATCACGCCCCGGTTTTCGTGCTCACCCACCACGAGCGGCAGTCCCTGGAGATGAAGGGCGGCACCGTGTTCCACTTCGTGACCGGCGGTGTCACCGAGGCTCTCGACCGGGCCCGCGCCGCCGCGGGCGAGCAGAACGTGGCGATCGCGGGCGGGGCGGCGACCGTGAACCAGTTCCTGGCCGCCGGGCTGATCGACGAGCTGCGGCTGCATGTCGCGCCGGTGCTGCTGGGCCGCGGCGAGCGGCTGTTCGAGGGCGTCGACCGCACGGACCTGGTCCAGGTCGGCGTGCGGCACACGGACCTGGTCACGCACGTGCGCTACGAGGTGGTGCGACCGGTCGCGGCGGCGGCCTGA